A single window of Salmo trutta unplaced genomic scaffold, fSalTru1.1, whole genome shotgun sequence DNA harbors:
- the LOC115186679 gene encoding NLR family CARD domain-containing protein 3-like: KSNLKKKFQCVFEGIAKQGNPTLLNQIYTELYITEGGTGEVNNEHELRQIETTSRKQARPETAVKCNDIFKPLTGQDKLIRTVLTKGVAGIGKTVSVQKFILDWAEGKANQDVQFVFSFPFRELNLMKGDKHTLIELLYHFSMETKQSGISIYNKYKVLFIFDGLDECRLPLDFQKNEICCDVTKSTSVDVLMTNLIKGNLLPSALLWITTRPAAANKIPSGCVDQVTEVRGFNDPQKEEYFRKRFSDEDLANRIISHIKTSRSLHIMCHIPVFCWISATVLEPMLKHKREEMPKTLTEMYTHLVVFHTKQKNEKYLGKEETGPHWNKESILSLGKLAFQQLVKGNLIFYEGDLKEAGIDVIEASVYSGLCTQLFKEECGLYQDKVYCFVHLSIQEFLAAVYVFLSFINNNENLMDELQSTFRNFFSLFRDKPEVTEVTFYKSAVDKALQSETGDLDLFLRFLLGLSLESNQKHLRGLLTKTRSSSQSHEETVKYIKEKIRENPSPERSINLFHCLNELNDHSLVEEIQSYLRSGSLSKPNLSPAQWSALVFVLLTSEKELDVFDLKKYSRSEEGLLRLLPVVKASRAVL; the protein is encoded by the coding sequence aaatctaatctaaagaagaagtttcaatgtgtatttgaggggatcgctaaacaaggaaacccaacacttctcaatcagatctacacagagctctacatcacagagggtggaacaggagaggtcaataatgaacatgagctgagacagattgagacaacaagcaggaaacaagcaagaccagagactgcagtcaaatgtaacgacatcttcaaacccttaactggacaagacaaacttatcagaactgtgctgacaaagggagtcgctggcattggaaaaacagtctctgtgcagaagttcattctggactgggctgaaggaaaagcaaatcaggatgtccaatttgtgttttcattcccttttcgggagctgaatttgatgaaaggggacaaacacactttgattgaacttctctatcacttctcaatggaaaccaaacaatcaggaatctccatctacaacaagtacaaagttctgttcatctttgatggtctggatgagtgccgactgcccctcgACTTCCAGAAGAACGagatctgttgtgacgtcacaaagtcaacctcagtggatgttctgatgacaaatctcatcaagggaaacctgcttccctctgctctcctctggataactacccgacctgcagcagccaataagatcccttcagggtgtgttgaccaggtgacagaggtacgagggttcaatgacccacagaaggaagagtacttcaggaagagattcagtgatgaggacctggccaacagaatcatctcacacataaagacatcaaggagcctccacatcatgtgccacattccagtcttctgttggatttctgcaacagtcctcgaacccatgctgaaacataagagagaagagatgcccaagactctgactgagatgtacacacaccttgtggtgtttcataccaaacagaagaatgaaaagtatcttgggaaagaagagacaggtccacactggaataaagagagcattctgtcactgggaaaactggcttttcaacagcttgtgaagggcaatctgattttctatgaaggagacctgaaagaggctggcattgatgtcattgaagcctcagtgtactcaggattgtgcacacagctctttaaagaggaatgtgggctgtaccaggacaaggtgtactgctttgttcatctgagcattcaggagtttctggctgctgtgtatgtgttcctctcattcatcaacaacaatgagaatctaatggaTGAACTGCAATCAACGTTCAGGAACTTTTTCTCACTGTTCAGAGACAAGCCTGAAGTTACTGAAGTTactttctacaagagtgctgtggataaagccttacaaagtgagacaggagacctggacctgttcctccgcttccttctgggcctctcactggagtccaatcagaagcacttacgaggtctactgacaaagacaagaagcagctcacagagccatgaagagacagtcaagtacatcaaggagaagatcagggagaatccctctccagagaggagcatcaatctgttccactgtctgaatgaactgaatgaccattctctggtggaggagatccaaagctacctgagatcaggaagtctctcaaaacccaacctgtcacctgcacagtggtcagctctggtctttgtgttgctgacttcagaaaaggagctggatgtgtttgacctgaagaaatactccagatcagaggaaggtcttctgaggctgctgccagtggtcaaagcctccagagctgttctgtga